Proteins encoded in a region of the Zea mays cultivar B73 chromosome 4, Zm-B73-REFERENCE-NAM-5.0, whole genome shotgun sequence genome:
- the LOC100281380 gene encoding NAC domain-containing protein 79 isoform X1, whose translation MEHDVHHQHQQAMELPPGFRFHPTDEELITHYLARKAADARFAPRAVGEADLNKCEPWDLPSRATMGEKEWYFFCVKDRKYPTGLRTNRATESGYWKATGKDREIFRSKALVGMKKTLVFYTGRAPRGGKTGWVMHEYRLHGKHASSSRLMPSSVRAGASKDEWVLCRVFKKSIEPPPSVGKRSSVACTGTMVVEDVVGPPSMSMEDDLTACALPPLMDVSGGGGANMAAASIELLAPPAPHVTCFSNALEGQFFLNPPCLHPSTSPLRLASMVQAQAQAQYDGDAGMVLQLLQEAGGWYSKLGEGERLSGGASQDTGVTSEVNVNPAEISSTRHHIMDPEAASFWGF comes from the exons ATGGAGCACGACGTGCACCACCAGCACCAGCAGGCCATGGAGCTGCCGCCGGGGTTCCGATTCCACCCCACCGACGAGGAGCTCATCACGCACTACCTCGCCAGGAAGGCcgccgacgcccgcttcgccccgCGCGCCGTCGGCGAGGCCGACCTCAACAAGTGCGAGCCATGGGACCTGCCAT CCCGGGCGACGATGGGCGAGAAGGAGTGGTACTTCTTCTGCGTCAAGGACCGCAAGTACCCGACGGGGCTGAGGACGAACCGGGCCACCGAGTCCGGATACTGGAAGGCGACGGGCAAGGACAGGGAGATCTTCAGGAGCAAGGCCCTCGTCGGCATGAAGAAGACGCTCGTCTTCTACACGGGGAGGGCGCCCAGGGGAGGCAAGACCGGCTGGGTCATGCACGAGTACCGCCTCCACGGCAAGCACGCCAGCAGCAGCCGCCTCATGCCGTCGTCGGTCAGAGCTGGCGCGTCAAAG GACGAGTGGGTGCTGTGCAGGGTGTTCAAGAAGAGCATCGAGCCGCCGCCGTCAGTGGGCAAGAGGTCGTCGGTCGCGTGCACGGGGACGATGGTGGTGGAGGACGTCGTGGGACCGCCGTCCATGTCCATGGAGGACGACCTCACCGCGTGCGCGCTGCCTCCGCTGATGGACGTGTCCGGCGGTGGCGGCGCCAACATGGCGGCGGCGTCCATCGAGCTGCTGGCGCCACCGGCACCACACGTGACCTGCTTCTCCAACGCGCTGGAGGGCCAGTTCTTCCTGAACCCACCCTGCCTCCACCCCTCCACGTCGCCGCTCCGCCTGGCGAGCATGGTGCAGGCGCAGGCGCAGGCGCAGTACGACGGCGACGCGGGCATGGTGCTCCAGCTCCTGCAGGAGGCCGGCGGGTGGTACAGCAAGCTGGGCGAGGGGGAGCGGCTGAGCGGCGGCGCGTCGCAGGACACCGGCGTCACCTCGGAGGTGAACGTGAACCCCGCCGAGATCTCCTCGACGCGGCACCACATAATGGACCCCGAGGCGGCCTCCTTCTGGGGCTTCTGA